Below is a window of Deinococcus apachensis DSM 19763 DNA.
TGTTCACCGACTTGCGCGCATCTCCCCTGGGCGAACATGCGATAATGCACATGTCTCACATCCACCCATCAAGAGGTCTCGGCTCAGAGGGCCGAAGCGCCGGGTCTGTGACCGTGGGATGCAAGGAGAGTTATGGCTCAAGGTCGGGTAAAGTGGTTTAACGTCGAAAAGGGCTACGGGTTTATCGAGCACCCGGGTAACCCTGACGTGTTCGTGCACTACAGCGCCATCCAGAGCGGCGGCTTCCGCAAGCTGAACGAGGGCGACGAGGTCGAGTTCGAGGTCGAGGCCGGTCAGGGCAGCAAGGGTCCCCAGGCCAAGAACGTGGTCGTCACGAACGCTGCTCCCGCGCCGATGGGCGGCCAGGGCTACTCGGGCGGCGGCAACCGGGGCGGCGGCGGCAGCCGCTGGTAAGCCGAAGGCACTTCTGAACTTCCAGGGGTGGGCGCCACGCGCGTCCGCTCCTTTTCCATTCACCTCCCCGGTCTCTCCGGCGAATGTGCGGCCCCTGCCAACCCTGGGTCCCCGTAGGATGCGTGCATGACCGACGCGCCGCCCACCGTCCCCCTCGGCCGACACGAGCAGGCCCACCGCGCTGCGGCCCCAGCCGAGGGGGAGGCGAGCCTGGTCGCCGCGCCGACGGTCACCACTTACCCCATGACCTTTACCGGGCAGGCGGGCGAGTATTTCCGCAGCTGGATCGTGAACAGCGCGCTGACCATCGTGACGCTGGGGCTGTACCTGCCCTGGGCGCGGGTGCGGCAGCGGCAGTATTTCTACGGCCACACCTGGGTGGATGGGCATAACTTCGAGTACACCGCGAGTCCGCTCGCCCTGCTGCGCGGCTACCTGATCGTGGGCGCCCTGTTCCTGGCCTACTCGCTCGCCCTGAACCTGCAGTTTCGCGGCTGGGAATACGTGGCAGGCGTGATCGGCCTGGCGTACGTCCTGCTCTACCCCTGGCTGGTGATGAAGTCGCTGCGCTTCCTGGCCGTGAGCACCACCCACCGCGGCCTGCGCTTCCGGCACTACGGGAAGGCGGGCGGGGCATACGCGGCCTACGGGCTGGCGAACCTCGCCTCGGGGCTCTCCGCGGGGCTGGCCCTGCCCTGGGCCTGGTTCAT
It encodes the following:
- a CDS encoding cold-shock protein, which gives rise to MAQGRVKWFNVEKGYGFIEHPGNPDVFVHYSAIQSGGFRKLNEGDEVEFEVEAGQGSKGPQAKNVVVTNAAPAPMGGQGYSGGGNRGGGGSRW